The following coding sequences are from one Carcharodon carcharias isolate sCarCar2 chromosome 13, sCarCar2.pri, whole genome shotgun sequence window:
- the slc8b1 gene encoding mitochondrial sodium/calcium exchanger protein isoform X3, which yields MTANLTAALLTTFRGPPVVFPTICCHWPSCCIFCPNLASIAASLKLSHNVAGVTFLALGNGAPDVFSAIVAFSDPRTANLAIGALFGAGIFVTTVVAGGVALTRPFIMASRPFLRDMIFYMAAVFWTFLVVYFGSIDLGQALGYLALYVVYVLTVIISSIIYRNQKNQSHSSLYAHESEICDAEDTNPSSIRTPIHEDSSEYQPLIGTEESKSTKSILLDSLNPIDFQKWRRNCLPWNIFKCLTLPIEFLLLICIPVVDSSQEDRNWKRPLNCLQIVTGSLACIFTLKSGSYGLLRINGQFPVWALVLLISLIIAMLIFFTTQNEEPPKYHSVFSLIGFLFSTILINAIATEIVNLLRTFGIIFNLSNTVLGLTLLAWGNSIGDLFSDITLARQGYPRMAIAACFGGIIFNMLFGIGLSSLIQMPYLNTLEINHDGLLDWILVGSLGLSLVMSFIFIPIQRFKLRQLYGIILVSYYLLFVTIALLTEAGVIHV from the exons ATGACTGCAAACTTGACAGCGGCTTTATTAACTACCTTCAGGGGGCCACCTGTAGTTTTCCCCACAATTTGCTGCCATTGGCCATCGTGTTGTAT TTTTTGTCCTAATCTGGCTTCCATTGCTGCAAGCTTAAAGTTGTCACATAATGTGGCA GGTGTAACTTTCCTTGCTCTTGGCAATGGAGCTCCAGATGTATTCAGTGCAATAGTTGCCTTTTCTGACCCTAGAACTGCCAATCTGGCAATTGGAGCTTTATTTG GTGCTGGTATATTTGTGACTACTGTTGTTGCTGGAGGTGTTGCTCTTACAAGACCATTTATAATGGCATCAAGGCCGTTCCTTCGAGATATGATATTCTACATGGCTGCAGTGTTCTGGACTTTTCTAGTTGTCTATTTTGGGAGCATTGACTTGGGGCAAGCACTTG GTTACTTGGCTTTGTATGTGGTCTATGTACTTACAGTGATCATAAGCAGTATAATTTATAGAAACCAGAAAAACCAGTCTCATTCTTCCCTTTATGCTCATGAATCAGAAA TCTGTGACGCTGAGGACACCAATCCATCTTCTATCAGGACACCTATACATGAAGACT CAAGCGAGTATCAACCTTTAATTGGAACAGAAGAATCCAAATCTACAAAATCCATTTTGTTGGACTCTCTTAATCCCATTGACTTTCAAAAATGGAGGAGGAATTGCTTGCCCTGGAATATCTTCAAATGTTTAACG CTGCCAATTGAGTTTTTGCTTCTAATCTGTATACCTGTGGTGGATTCAAGCCAGGAAGACCGTAATTGGAAACGCCCATTGAACTGTCTACAAATTGTTACTGGATCACTTGCCTGCATCTTCACATTAAAATCTGGCAGTT ATGGTTTATTACGTATTAATGGTCAGTTTCCTGTCTGGGCTCTTGTTCTGCTGATTTCACTAATTATAGCAATGCTGATTTTCTTCACCACACAGAATGAGGAACCACCAAAGTATCACAGT GTATTTTCTCTTATTGGGTTTCTCTTCAGCACCATACTGATTAATGCCATAGCCACTGAGATTGTGAATCTCTTACGTACCTTTGGAATAATTTTTAACCTGAGTAACACTGTTCTGGGATTGACATTACTAGCCTGGGGAAACAGCATTGGAG ATTTGTTCTCTGACATCACACTAGCTCGACAGGGGTATCCACGTATGGCTATTGCCGCATGCTTTGGCGGAATAATATTTA ATATGCTGTTTGGCATTGGCCTAAGCTCCTTAATTCAGATGCCTTATTTGAATACCCTTGAG ATCAACCATGATGGCCTCTTGGATTGGATTCTAGTTGGATCGCTAGGCTTAAGTTTAGTCATGTCATTTATATTTATTCCAATTCAACGGTTTAAACTCAGACAATTGTATGGCATTATTCTGGTCTCTTATTACTTATTATTTGTCACAATAGCACTATTAACTGAAGCTGGTGTCATACATGTTTAA